The genomic DNA GATATTATCGCTGGACATGATCCAAAAGACAGCACAAGTGCAAATTTAGAAGCTATCAGCACAAGCGATAAGCTAAACAGCGATAGAAAAATGACAATCGCAGTCATCAAAAACTATGTAGATGGAGCTAGCGAAGATGTTAAAAAATCTTTAAATATGGCTATTGACAAACTAAAATCAGCTGGACACAATATCATTTATAAAGATTTTTCAAACTCAAAATATGCAATAGCAGCTTATTACATCATCGCTACAGCTGAAGCTAGCACGAATTTAAGCAGATACGATGGCGTCAGATATGGTAGACGCGCTGCATGCACAAATCTTGGAAGTATGTATGCAAATACAAGAGGCGAGGGCTTTGGCGCTGAAGTACAAAGAAGAATGCTTCTTGGAACATTTGTTTTGAGTAGCGGATATTATGATGCTTATTACATAAAAGCTCAAAAAGCTAGAGCATTTATCAAAAAAGAATATGAGGAAATTTTAAGCGAGGCTGATATCATCTTGATGCCAGTTGCTCCAAGCGTAGCGTATAAATTTGGTGAGCTTAGCAACCCACTTGATGCTTATCTAAGTGATATTTACACAATCGGAGTAAATTTAGCTGGACTTCCAGCTATAACTGTTCCAGTCGCAAAAGACGCAAATGGGCTAAATATCTCAGCTCAGTTAATTGGCGGTGCATACAAAGAGCAAAATGTTCTAGATGCTGCATATAGTTTAGAAAAATTGATAAAAGGAAATTAAATGAAAATAGTAAAAAGAGCTCTTACATTTGAAGATGTTTTGCTGGTCCCTCAATACTCAGAAGTTTTGCCAAAACAAGTATGTATCAACTCTAAATTTAGTAGAAATATCGAGCTAAATATACCTCTTGTTTCAGCAGCTATGGACACAGTAACTGAGCATAGAACAGCTATTATGATGGCTAGACTTGGTGGTATTGGTGTAATTCACAAAAATATGGATATAGAAAGTCAAGTAAAAGAGGTAAAAAGGGTTAAAAAAAGCGAGAGTGGCGTTATCATAGATCCTATATTTATCAAGCCAGAAGCAAGTATCAAAGAGGCTTTAGAGCTTATGAGTGAGTATAGAATATCTGGCGTTCCAGTAGTCGATGATGAAAATACCCTTATAGGAATTCTTACAAATAGAGATCTAAGATTTGAAAATGACTACTCAAAAAAAGTAAGCTCAGTCATGACAAAAGCCCCACTCATCACAGCTCCAAAAGGTTGCACTCTTGATGATGCTGAGCAGATATTTTCTACAAACAAAGTAGAAAAGCTTCCTATAGTAGATGAAGATGGCAAGCTAGAGGGTTTGATAACTATAAAAGACCTTAAAAAACGCAAAGAATACCCAAATGCAAACAAAGATAAATTTGGTCGCCTAAGAGTAGCAGCAGCTATTGGCGTAGGTCAGCTTGACCGCGCTATAGCTCTAGCCAAGGCTGGGGTTGATGCTTTAGTTATGGACTCAGCTCATGGACACTCAAAAGGTATAATTGATACTTTAAAAAGTATAAAAGAGGTTATAAAAGATGTTGATATAGTAGTAGGAAACGTCGCAAATCCAGCTGCTATCAAAGATCTTATAGCTGCTGGAGCCGACGCTGTAAAAGTAGGTATCGGACCAGGATCAATATGCACTACTCGTATCGTCTCAGGTGTAGGCGTACCACAAATCACTGCCATTGCAGACTGCTGCGACGCTGCAAAAGGTAGCGGAGTGCCTATCATCGCTGATGGTGGCATCAAATACTCAGGCGACCTTGCCAAGGCTCTTGCAGCTGGTGCTAGTTGTATCATGGTAGGAAGCTTGCTTGCAGGTTGCGATGAGAGTCCAGGCGAGCTTGTGACTTTTCAAGGAAGGCAATACAAAAGTTACCGTGGCATGGGAAGTATAGGGGCTATGACAAGAGGAAGTAGTGATAGATATTTTCAAGAAGGTACAGCTCAAGATAAGCTTGTCCCAGAAGGCATTGAAGGGCGTGTTCCTTACGCTGGAAGTATCAGACAAGTCATTCATCAACTAATAGGTGGACTTAGAAGCTCAATGGGTTATTGTGGAAGTAAGGATATACCAACTTTCCAAGAAAAAGCTGAGTTTGTCGAAATAACAAGCGCTGGACTTAAAGAAAGCCACGCTCACGACGTCATCATCACACAAGAAGCACCAAACTATAGAGTAAATTAGTGAAAATTTCTACCCATAAGGCTCATTTTAGTGAGCCTTTTTATCTTGAGAGTGGTCGGATTTTAAGCGAATTTGACCTTGCTTATGAAACGTATGGCGAGCTAAATGAAGACCACTCAAATGCTGTAGTCGTATGCCACGCACTTACAGGCTCACACCACGCTGCTGGAAGATATGAAAACGATAGCAAGGCTGGCTGGTGGGACGGCTTAATAGGCGATGGTAAAGCTATAGACACTACTAAATTTTTTGTAATCTGTGTAAATATTTTGGGTAGTTCGTTTGGATCTACTAGCCCACTTAGCATAGAGCCAAGCACAGGTAAAGAGTATAGGCTTAGGTTCCCAGTACTTGTCATAAGTGACGTTGTAAAAGCTCAAATGAAGCTTTTTGATAGACTTGGGATCAAGCAAGCTCACGCAGTTGTTGGTGGTAGTCTTGGTGGTATGCAAGCACTTTGTTTTGCTATTGAGTTTCCAAATTTTGCTAAAAATATCATTATGATGGCGACGACTTATGCGACAAAGCCATGGGCGATTGCGTTTAATAAAATCGCAATTGAAGGCATCGTGCGTGATCCGGGATTTAAAAATGGTAACTACGATAAAGAAGAGATAAGCAAAAACGGTCTTATGGGAATGGCGCTTGGTAGAATGGCAGGGCATATTAGCTTTTTATCTCCAGCTTCTATGGATGCTAAATTTGGTAGAGCGTACGTAGAAACTGACGGAACTTATGAGCTTTTAGGTAGATACCAAGTAGATAGATATATGGAGTATAATGGATATGGCTTTCCAAAAAGGTTTGA from Campylobacter iguaniorum includes the following:
- the gatA gene encoding Asp-tRNA(Asn)/Glu-tRNA(Gln) amidotransferase subunit GatA, yielding MISLKEAMKLSESELVALRKDLKDKIKQTKELGAYIEQLTNSEICDEFAGVPIAIKDNIQVKNQSVTSCSKILQGYIAPYNATVINKLLSAGLAPFGRTNMDEFAMGSTTESSYYGKTLNPLDHSRVPGGSSGGSAAAVAAGIAVAALGSDTGGSIRQPAAFCGCVGFKPTYGRVSRFGLGAYSSSLDQIGPITRSVEDAAILYDIIAGHDPKDSTSANLEAISTSDKLNSDRKMTIAVIKNYVDGASEDVKKSLNMAIDKLKSAGHNIIYKDFSNSKYAIAAYYIIATAEASTNLSRYDGVRYGRRAACTNLGSMYANTRGEGFGAEVQRRMLLGTFVLSSGYYDAYYIKAQKARAFIKKEYEEILSEADIILMPVAPSVAYKFGELSNPLDAYLSDIYTIGVNLAGLPAITVPVAKDANGLNISAQLIGGAYKEQNVLDAAYSLEKLIKGN
- the guaB gene encoding IMP dehydrogenase, with amino-acid sequence MKIVKRALTFEDVLLVPQYSEVLPKQVCINSKFSRNIELNIPLVSAAMDTVTEHRTAIMMARLGGIGVIHKNMDIESQVKEVKRVKKSESGVIIDPIFIKPEASIKEALELMSEYRISGVPVVDDENTLIGILTNRDLRFENDYSKKVSSVMTKAPLITAPKGCTLDDAEQIFSTNKVEKLPIVDEDGKLEGLITIKDLKKRKEYPNANKDKFGRLRVAAAIGVGQLDRAIALAKAGVDALVMDSAHGHSKGIIDTLKSIKEVIKDVDIVVGNVANPAAIKDLIAAGADAVKVGIGPGSICTTRIVSGVGVPQITAIADCCDAAKGSGVPIIADGGIKYSGDLAKALAAGASCIMVGSLLAGCDESPGELVTFQGRQYKSYRGMGSIGAMTRGSSDRYFQEGTAQDKLVPEGIEGRVPYAGSIRQVIHQLIGGLRSSMGYCGSKDIPTFQEKAEFVEITSAGLKESHAHDVIITQEAPNYRVN
- the metX gene encoding homoserine O-acetyltransferase MetX; translation: MKISTHKAHFSEPFYLESGRILSEFDLAYETYGELNEDHSNAVVVCHALTGSHHAAGRYENDSKAGWWDGLIGDGKAIDTTKFFVICVNILGSSFGSTSPLSIEPSTGKEYRLRFPVLVISDVVKAQMKLFDRLGIKQAHAVVGGSLGGMQALCFAIEFPNFAKNIIMMATTYATKPWAIAFNKIAIEGIVRDPGFKNGNYDKEEISKNGLMGMALGRMAGHISFLSPASMDAKFGRAYVETDGTYELLGRYQVDRYMEYNGYGFPKRFDPLSYLYIAKMMNNFDCTRHYDTLKNALSLIKANVFMLSFSGDILFPPTLMKEMYEAFCDIGKKGNAEYECIDSDYGHDAFLVEIDKIEMQVKKALEWKKI